A region from the Vibrio artabrorum genome encodes:
- a CDS encoding GGDEF domain-containing protein, which yields MDTFPLDIRTLSIIFIIFSLIFSIGLLLFQSAQKQVLGLSLFSLSMFVIGIGTTLLSLRGIIPDFMSIIVANVTIAYGFHIVLHSLTLFRCHSRHIIHYSRIALLLVLVSFIYFTYYEHSVQNRIIVISLYLAFSTASSAIVILNGKKNDLSLAVNMMALPFVIYSLFMIFRAVKTHFILNELNRFINVNYLNEYTYILSIILIVSMSFSMLWLINARLVYSLQRISQQDPLTTLQNRRALDEAVQRHKALENSKPVCIALLDIDKFKQVNDRYGHLVGDDVIKAIAKTVVSLVEPPNKVFRLGGDEILIWLPYSNLDKASALSENLRVAIQKLKFAQHPSLQITSSFGLSLFSGNERWKDCVDRADQALYQAKLKGRNTIVAEESLENGSFSTKAIGSSNP from the coding sequence ATGGATACTTTCCCGCTAGACATAAGAACCCTAAGTATAATTTTTATTATCTTCTCACTGATTTTTAGTATTGGTCTTTTATTATTTCAGTCGGCTCAAAAGCAAGTATTGGGTCTTTCTCTTTTTTCGTTATCCATGTTCGTCATCGGCATCGGCACGACTTTGTTGAGCCTGAGAGGGATCATTCCCGACTTTATGAGTATTATTGTTGCAAATGTTACTATTGCTTATGGTTTCCATATAGTGCTGCATAGTTTGACTCTTTTTCGTTGCCATTCACGTCATATTATTCATTACAGTCGAATAGCGTTGCTTTTAGTGTTAGTGAGTTTTATCTATTTTACGTATTACGAACATTCGGTACAAAATCGGATTATTGTTATTAGCCTGTACTTGGCTTTCTCAACCGCAAGCTCTGCAATCGTCATATTGAATGGAAAAAAGAATGACCTTTCACTCGCTGTCAATATGATGGCATTACCCTTCGTTATTTATAGTCTCTTTATGATTTTTCGAGCGGTAAAAACCCATTTCATATTGAATGAGCTTAATCGTTTTATTAACGTTAACTACTTGAATGAATATACGTATATTTTAAGTATTATCCTTATTGTCTCTATGTCCTTTTCAATGCTTTGGCTTATCAATGCTAGGCTTGTCTATTCACTTCAACGTATTTCGCAACAAGATCCACTTACTACGTTACAGAATCGCCGAGCTTTAGATGAAGCGGTACAAAGGCATAAAGCCCTAGAGAATAGCAAACCTGTTTGTATTGCATTATTGGATATCGATAAGTTTAAACAAGTGAATGATCGGTATGGGCATCTCGTCGGTGACGACGTAATAAAAGCGATCGCTAAAACAGTGGTGAGTTTAGTTGAACCACCCAATAAAGTTTTTCGACTTGGAGGTGATGAAATCCTTATCTGGCTACCCTATTCGAATCTAGACAAAGCCTCCGCTCTTTCAGAGAACTTGCGAGTCGCTATCCAAAAGCTCAAATTTGCACAGCATCCGTCACTACAAATCACGTCGAGTTTTGGTTTGAGTCTATTTTCAGGAAATGAAAGATGGAAGGATTGTGTCGACCGTGCCGATCAGGCACTTTATCAAGCAAAGCTTAAAGGGCGAAATACGATAGTGGCTGAAGAATCACTCGAAAACGGTTCGTTCTCAACCAAGGCTATAGGTAGCAGTAACCCTTAA
- a CDS encoding fructose-specific PTS transporter subunit EIIC, whose product MSTQTTQATNTNSNSNNNSSDYKKFLSTMKGHLLFGTSHMLPFIVAGGVLLALAVMASGKGAVPADGLLADISNIGIKGLVLFPIILGGFIGYSIADKPALAPAMIASGIMADMGGGFLGCIVAGFIAGGVVLQLKKIPLSTNMTALGAYFIYPLVGTLISAGIVLWGIGEPIKLFMASMNEFLASMAGASKMVLGTILGGMTAFDMGGPINKVATLFAQTQVDTQPWLMGGVGIAICTPPLGMALATFLFKNKFSKQEQEAGKAAAIMGSIGISEGAIPFAANDPMRVLPSIVAGGIVGCVFGFMTDVLLHAPWGGLITAPVSSNIPMYVVGIALGSLTTAVIVGLWKPVVVETEENMVEAPVQAQTAPVAGEGEYDIVAVTCCPSGVAHTFMAAKALEKAGLAAGLKIKVETQGQNGIQNRITDLDVANARLVILAHDIQVKDAHRFANANVIECSTKEAMKKAATMVAI is encoded by the coding sequence ATGAGCACCCAGACAACTCAAGCTACGAATACCAATAGTAATAGTAATAACAATAGTAGCGACTATAAGAAATTCCTTAGTACCATGAAAGGTCACCTACTTTTCGGAACCTCACACATGCTACCTTTCATCGTAGCCGGTGGTGTTCTATTGGCTTTAGCAGTAATGGCATCGGGTAAAGGGGCGGTTCCAGCAGACGGCTTGCTGGCAGACATCTCGAATATCGGAATCAAAGGCCTTGTTCTTTTCCCAATCATTCTTGGTGGCTTTATTGGTTACTCAATTGCAGACAAACCCGCATTGGCGCCTGCGATGATCGCCTCTGGCATCATGGCTGATATGGGCGGCGGCTTCCTTGGCTGCATCGTGGCGGGCTTCATCGCCGGTGGCGTAGTGCTTCAACTTAAGAAGATCCCACTTTCTACCAATATGACAGCACTGGGTGCTTACTTCATCTACCCGCTTGTCGGTACACTAATCTCTGCAGGTATCGTACTGTGGGGCATCGGTGAGCCAATCAAACTGTTCATGGCTTCAATGAACGAGTTCCTAGCGTCAATGGCGGGTGCGTCTAAGATGGTTCTAGGCACAATCCTTGGTGGTATGACGGCATTCGATATGGGCGGCCCTATCAACAAAGTCGCCACCCTATTCGCTCAAACTCAAGTAGACACACAACCTTGGCTAATGGGCGGCGTAGGCATCGCGATTTGTACCCCACCTCTAGGTATGGCTCTGGCGACTTTCCTATTCAAAAACAAGTTCTCTAAACAAGAGCAAGAAGCAGGTAAAGCGGCAGCAATCATGGGCTCTATCGGTATCTCTGAAGGGGCTATCCCATTCGCAGCCAATGACCCAATGCGCGTTCTTCCTTCAATCGTTGCCGGTGGTATCGTTGGTTGTGTGTTTGGCTTCATGACAGACGTTCTACTGCACGCACCTTGGGGCGGCCTAATCACGGCACCAGTATCAAGCAACATTCCAATGTACGTGGTTGGTATTGCACTTGGCTCGCTAACCACAGCGGTTATCGTAGGACTCTGGAAGCCTGTTGTGGTTGAAACGGAAGAAAATATGGTTGAAGCGCCAGTACAAGCTCAAACGGCTCCTGTAGCAGGCGAAGGCGAGTACGACATCGTCGCTGTAACATGTTGCCCTTCAGGCGTTGCACACACCTTCATGGCAGCAAAAGCACTCGAGAAAGCAGGCTTAGCCGCTGGCCTTAAGATCAAGGTAGAAACACAAGGTCAAAACGGTATTCAGAACCGCATCACCGACCTAGATGTAGCGAACGCAAGACTGGTTATCTTGGCTCACGATATTCAAGTGAAAGACGCTCACCGCTTTGCTAACGCGAACGTGATTGAGTGTTCAACCAAGGAAGCAATGAAGAAAGCCGCAACTATGGTGGCTATCTAA
- a CDS encoding IS3 family transposase (programmed frameshift), whose product MTTKKIRIKHAPEFKAEALKLAEKVGVAAAARQLSLYESQIYGWRKAVKKDAKVSDRERELATENAKLKRLLAEQAEELDIGKKGRHLLREKSKVDCYEFMLKHLMQYRIVRMAKVFGVSRSGFYYWIDNRNKVTQRNEHRKQLDIKVREVFDDKKERDGARRIQKELEENGNKHDVKTIAASMKRQGLVAKAARKFKSTTDSKHRLPVAPNLLDQDFNATAPNQKWAGDITYLATSEGWMYLAVIIDLYSRQVVGWSMSTRMTATLVCDALSMALFRRGMPEGMIIHSDRGSQYCSKDYRDLIAAHNLKQSMSRKGNCWDNACVESFFHTMKVEAIQYEPIMTREEMRQALFEYIEVDYNRTRRHSALGYLSPVNFEKQYVA is encoded by the exons ATGACAACTAAGAAAATACGAATCAAACATGCTCCTGAATTTAAAGCTGAAGCACTTAAGTTAGCAGAGAAAGTGGGGGTCGCTGCGGCTGCACGGCAGCTATCGTTATATGAATCCCAGATCTATGGATGGCGTAAAGCCGTCAAAAAAGACGCGAAAGTCAGTGATAGAGAAAGAGAGCTCGCCACCGAAAATGCCAAACTCAAACGATTATTGGCAGAGCAAGCTGAAGAGCTAGATATCG GTAAAAAAGGCCGCCACCTACTTCGCGAAAAATCTAAAGTAGATTGCTATGAGTTTATGCTCAAACACCTTATGCAATATAGGATTGTCCGTATGGCTAAGGTGTTTGGGGTTTCTCGAAGTGGGTTTTATTACTGGATTGATAATCGCAATAAAGTCACTCAACGAAACGAGCACCGCAAGCAACTTGATATCAAAGTTCGCGAAGTCTTTGATGATAAAAAGGAACGTGATGGTGCAAGGCGTATTCAAAAAGAACTTGAAGAAAATGGTAATAAGCACGATGTAAAAACCATCGCCGCGAGCATGAAGCGTCAGGGACTCGTTGCGAAGGCCGCCCGTAAGTTCAAAAGCACGACAGACAGTAAGCATAGGCTTCCCGTTGCCCCGAACTTGCTTGACCAAGACTTTAATGCGACAGCCCCAAATCAAAAATGGGCTGGAGATATCACCTATCTCGCGACTAGCGAAGGCTGGATGTATTTAGCTGTTATTATCGACCTGTATTCACGGCAAGTCGTTGGTTGGTCAATGAGTACAAGAATGACCGCAACTCTTGTCTGTGATGCGCTATCAATGGCTTTGTTCCGCAGAGGCATGCCAGAAGGAATGATTATCCATAGTGATAGAGGCAGCCAATATTGCTCAAAAGACTACCGAGACTTAATCGCAGCTCATAATTTAAAACAAAGTATGAGTAGGAAGGGAAATTGCTGGGATAACGCCTGTGTTGAAAGCTTTTTCCACACAATGAAAGTAGAAGCCATCCAATACGAGCCGATAATGACGCGAGAAGAGATGCGCCAAGCGCTTTTTGAATATATCGAAGTTGATTATAATCGAACAAGAAGGCACAGTGCTCTTGGGTATCTAAGCCCAGTTAACTTTGAAAAACAATATGTCGCTTAA
- a CDS encoding peptide ABC transporter substrate-binding protein, whose product MDFKKHSMALLISSLLTPFIALTAAAETLPAGVTLAKDQHLVRANDAEAATLDPAKAEGMPEMHILRDLFEGLVIQDRDGNIKPGVAESWETKDNKTFVFHLRKDAKWSNGDPVTANDFVYAIRRAVDPKLASPNVWYLKLTKIKNVADVAQGNKPIEDLGVSAVDKYTVKFELDSKVPYFVAMTGHTSMMPVHKATLENSDKPWSDPKQFVGNGAFVLDKWVVNERIELKKNPQYWDSSNTHLTQVTYIPFENQNASINRYAAGEVDITSDVPTSLAPQLKEKYKNAYTAVPLLCTYYYAFNTTRPPFNDARVRKAVSYSIMRDVITNGVTQVGNLPAYTFVHKYTSGFEATQPAYSKWTQKERDQKAQELLKEAGYDAANPLSFQLLYNTSESNKSIAVAIASMLKGNLGANVDLENQEWKSYLVSRRQGDFDVMRASWCGDYNEASTFLSLLRSGTSGNFARYSNEKYDSVMNNALSATNEQARQGLYDQAEQFLAEDMPIAPIYYYMQARLVRPSVGGFAKNNVEGRIYSKDLYIKE is encoded by the coding sequence ATGGACTTTAAGAAACATTCAATGGCTTTACTCATTTCATCTCTACTGACCCCTTTTATAGCATTAACCGCTGCTGCAGAAACATTGCCGGCTGGAGTGACTCTGGCGAAAGATCAACATTTGGTGCGAGCGAATGATGCAGAAGCCGCAACATTAGATCCTGCGAAGGCTGAAGGGATGCCTGAAATGCACATTTTACGAGACCTGTTTGAAGGTCTTGTCATTCAAGATCGTGATGGCAATATCAAGCCCGGCGTGGCTGAATCATGGGAAACCAAAGATAACAAAACCTTTGTATTTCATCTACGCAAAGATGCGAAATGGTCGAATGGCGATCCTGTGACGGCGAATGATTTTGTTTATGCAATAAGACGTGCGGTTGATCCTAAATTAGCATCACCCAACGTGTGGTATCTCAAGTTAACTAAAATTAAAAACGTTGCCGATGTAGCACAAGGTAACAAGCCCATTGAAGATCTGGGGGTCTCCGCTGTCGATAAATACACGGTGAAGTTTGAACTTGACAGTAAGGTCCCATATTTTGTGGCGATGACGGGACATACTTCAATGATGCCAGTACACAAGGCGACACTGGAGAACAGCGATAAGCCGTGGAGCGATCCTAAGCAGTTTGTTGGTAATGGTGCATTTGTATTGGATAAATGGGTGGTGAATGAGCGCATTGAACTTAAGAAGAATCCTCAATATTGGGACAGCTCAAATACGCATTTAACCCAAGTAACCTATATTCCGTTTGAAAACCAAAATGCTTCGATTAATCGATATGCGGCAGGTGAGGTCGACATCACTTCCGATGTGCCAACAAGCCTGGCACCGCAACTTAAAGAAAAATACAAAAATGCGTATACCGCAGTGCCTTTACTGTGTACGTATTACTACGCGTTTAACACCACGCGTCCTCCGTTTAACGATGCTCGAGTGCGCAAAGCGGTGTCTTATTCGATAATGCGTGATGTGATTACTAATGGGGTTACTCAGGTGGGTAATTTACCGGCTTATACCTTTGTTCATAAGTACACGTCAGGTTTTGAGGCTACTCAACCAGCATACAGTAAGTGGACACAAAAGGAGCGCGACCAAAAAGCGCAAGAGCTGTTAAAAGAAGCCGGATATGACGCTGCTAACCCGCTGAGTTTTCAACTGCTTTATAACACCAGTGAATCGAACAAATCGATAGCGGTGGCTATTGCTTCAATGTTGAAGGGCAATCTCGGTGCGAACGTTGATTTAGAAAACCAAGAATGGAAGTCTTACCTAGTATCACGTCGACAAGGGGATTTTGATGTGATGCGAGCTTCTTGGTGTGGTGATTACAACGAAGCATCAACCTTTTTGAGCTTATTGCGTTCAGGCACTTCCGGTAATTTTGCTCGCTACAGTAATGAAAAGTACGATTCAGTGATGAACAACGCGTTGTCAGCAACCAATGAGCAAGCGCGCCAAGGGCTCTACGACCAAGCAGAACAATTCCTTGCTGAGGATATGCCTATCGCACCCATCTATTACTACATGCAGGCTCGCCTAGTGCGACCAAGTGTTGGCGGCTTTGCGAAGAACAACGTGGAAGGGCGTATCTATTCTAAGGACCTCTATATCAAAGAATAG
- a CDS encoding putative bifunctional diguanylate cyclase/phosphodiesterase, with amino-acid sequence MDKTKRYPVNIVFSYLMLSSSWILFSDLAVEALSNDLQEHAFFQTFKGLVFIVMTSFLLWVLVKKNNRDLESANDLDSVTGLHSPSVFFRYLKKRLKSSDTSDRYILFLLDIDDFKTIADQIGFENTHAFLKDVARSIELPVEHQLLSSRVHSDGFASLIKLNDTEQIESHIALVHRRFSECAYRYDIAATCCIGAALFPSDGNNAKQLMASATHALGQAKKSKNAIEFHDPKLTELERHRQEMVLELRKAIDEKTLEVVFQPKYNIKSKLVVGVEVLSRWTHERYGVVSPEVFIALAEEHQFCRDLTMLVLEKTSQQLRTCGLLGKELNSVSVNISAVELNSVDDMDYLDNYLRRDPDFARLLCLEITETAILKDIDQCARAVQKLKKQGVSFSIDDFGVGYTSFSIFNKLDVDEIKVDRSYIKDLETNYRSRAITSGIIDIARGFGIHAVAEGVENAQQLAILETLNCEQAQGYYLGYPMPSQQLRESLTSETEPCSIA; translated from the coding sequence ATGGATAAGACAAAGCGGTACCCTGTAAATATAGTATTCAGTTACTTAATGCTTTCATCATCATGGATTTTGTTTTCTGATCTTGCGGTGGAGGCATTATCAAATGACTTACAGGAACATGCCTTTTTCCAAACGTTTAAAGGTCTTGTCTTTATTGTTATGACGTCTTTTTTATTGTGGGTATTAGTTAAAAAAAACAATCGAGACTTAGAGAGTGCCAACGACCTTGATAGTGTGACAGGACTCCACAGCCCCTCGGTCTTTTTTAGATATTTAAAAAAAAGACTAAAAAGCTCTGATACCAGTGACCGTTATATCCTCTTCTTACTCGACATTGATGATTTCAAAACTATCGCTGACCAAATTGGTTTCGAAAACACCCATGCATTTTTAAAAGATGTCGCACGATCCATTGAACTTCCCGTTGAACATCAACTGCTCTCGTCCCGAGTGCATTCAGACGGATTCGCATCCTTAATCAAACTCAATGATACTGAGCAAATTGAATCTCACATTGCGCTTGTTCATCGCAGATTCAGTGAATGTGCTTATCGCTATGATATTGCAGCGACCTGTTGTATTGGTGCTGCTCTATTTCCCTCTGATGGCAATAACGCAAAGCAACTGATGGCCTCGGCGACCCATGCGTTGGGCCAAGCAAAGAAAAGTAAAAATGCAATTGAGTTTCATGACCCAAAACTGACTGAACTTGAACGTCATCGACAAGAAATGGTGCTTGAACTGCGTAAAGCGATTGATGAAAAAACACTTGAGGTCGTGTTCCAGCCAAAATACAACATTAAGAGTAAACTCGTTGTGGGTGTGGAAGTATTGTCTCGTTGGACACATGAACGTTATGGGGTTGTCTCACCTGAGGTATTTATTGCGCTAGCTGAAGAGCATCAATTTTGCCGAGATTTAACCATGCTAGTTCTAGAAAAGACTTCGCAACAACTTAGAACTTGCGGTTTGCTGGGAAAAGAGTTGAACAGCGTTTCGGTTAATATTTCAGCGGTTGAGCTAAATAGCGTTGATGACATGGATTACCTTGATAATTATCTACGAAGGGATCCCGATTTTGCACGTTTGTTGTGCCTCGAAATCACAGAAACGGCGATTTTAAAAGATATAGACCAATGTGCGCGTGCGGTTCAGAAATTGAAAAAGCAAGGAGTGTCTTTTTCGATCGATGACTTTGGTGTTGGCTACACTTCCTTTAGTATATTTAATAAATTGGACGTAGATGAAATCAAAGTCGATCGTAGTTATATTAAAGACTTAGAGACCAATTACCGTTCGCGGGCGATTACCTCGGGTATCATTGATATCGCGCGTGGTTTTGGTATTCATGCTGTGGCGGAAGGGGTTGAAAATGCTCAACAATTGGCAATTTTGGAAACATTAAATTGCGAACAAGCCCAAGGTTATTATCTTGGCTACCCGATGCCATCGCAACAGTTAAGAGAAAGTCTTACTTCTGAAACAGAACCATGTTCAATAGCATAA
- a CDS encoding PTS fructose transporter subunit IIABC, with translation MITTLINQDLIKLSLSANSKEDVFKELIDVLYAQGRISDKAQFLADIKAREEQGNTGFEEGIALPHAKSSAVIKPAVVIGVHQQGIEYGADDGQPSKLFFMIASPDGGDNHHIEVLAELSSKLIEEGFIENFMNAQSEQQALELLLSKPEPSETETNVEKQGFIIGVTGCPAGVAHTYLAAEALEKGAAALGYDIKVETNGSIGVKNSPTQEEIERADAIVVACDKQVDMARFAGKRVISTNVKAPIKDAQGLIQQALNAPNYQAEQAPTNQSVSEKASQARSDLYRYLMNGVSHMIPFVVTGGLLIALALAIGGEPSESGMAIPAGSMWNQILEVGVVAFTLMIPILAGYIAYAIADRPALTPGLIGGWIANNGSFYGADAGTGFIGAIIAGLLVGYFVKWITSFNYHKFVQPLVPIMIAPITGSLFIAGLFIFVIGAPIAGLMDALTALLTSMSTGNVVLLGIVLGGMAGFDMGGPFNKVAFLFSVGMIASGQTQFMGAMACAIPVAPLGMAIATRLGRKFDLFESSEIEAGKAAGAMGLVGISEGAIPFAAQDPMSVIPANVLGSMTAAVMAFSFGITNSVAHGGPVVALLGAMNYPMLALLCMASGSVVTAVTCIALKNLRKAKLAAATA, from the coding sequence ATGATCACGACATTGATCAATCAAGATTTGATTAAGCTTTCGCTTAGCGCTAATTCAAAAGAAGACGTATTTAAAGAGCTGATAGACGTACTTTACGCACAAGGCAGAATCTCAGACAAAGCACAGTTTCTTGCCGACATTAAGGCTCGTGAAGAACAAGGTAATACCGGATTTGAAGAAGGTATTGCTCTGCCACACGCGAAAAGCAGCGCGGTGATCAAACCCGCGGTTGTGATCGGCGTCCATCAACAGGGTATCGAGTACGGTGCCGATGACGGTCAGCCTTCCAAACTGTTCTTTATGATTGCTTCTCCGGATGGTGGCGATAACCACCACATCGAAGTACTGGCAGAGCTTTCTTCAAAACTGATTGAAGAAGGCTTTATCGAAAACTTCATGAATGCTCAATCTGAACAACAAGCTTTGGAACTGCTGCTTAGCAAACCTGAGCCATCAGAAACCGAAACCAACGTTGAGAAACAAGGCTTCATCATTGGTGTGACAGGCTGCCCAGCTGGCGTTGCACACACGTATTTGGCCGCTGAAGCGCTAGAGAAAGGCGCAGCGGCGCTTGGCTACGACATCAAGGTCGAAACCAACGGCTCTATCGGTGTCAAAAACAGCCCGACTCAAGAAGAGATCGAACGCGCAGACGCGATTGTTGTCGCTTGTGACAAACAGGTCGACATGGCTCGCTTTGCTGGAAAACGTGTGATCAGCACTAACGTAAAAGCGCCCATCAAAGACGCGCAAGGTTTAATTCAACAAGCACTCAACGCGCCAAACTACCAAGCAGAGCAAGCGCCGACCAACCAATCTGTTTCAGAGAAAGCCTCGCAAGCGCGTTCAGACCTTTATCGTTACTTGATGAATGGCGTATCTCACATGATCCCATTCGTGGTGACTGGCGGTCTTTTGATTGCCCTAGCATTAGCGATTGGTGGTGAGCCGAGTGAATCCGGCATGGCGATTCCTGCTGGTAGCATGTGGAACCAAATCCTAGAAGTGGGTGTGGTTGCCTTCACATTAATGATCCCGATTTTGGCGGGCTACATTGCTTACGCGATTGCTGACCGCCCTGCTCTAACTCCTGGTCTTATCGGCGGTTGGATTGCCAACAATGGCTCTTTCTACGGTGCTGATGCCGGTACAGGTTTCATTGGCGCAATCATCGCCGGCCTATTAGTCGGTTACTTCGTTAAATGGATTACCTCGTTTAACTACCACAAATTCGTTCAACCGCTTGTGCCTATCATGATCGCTCCGATCACTGGCTCTCTATTTATCGCGGGTCTGTTCATCTTTGTTATTGGTGCTCCAATTGCAGGGCTAATGGATGCACTTACTGCGCTGCTAACCAGCATGAGTACAGGTAACGTGGTTCTGCTTGGTATTGTTCTTGGTGGTATGGCCGGTTTCGATATGGGCGGTCCATTCAACAAGGTGGCGTTCCTATTCTCAGTCGGCATGATCGCCAGCGGTCAAACTCAATTCATGGGCGCAATGGCGTGTGCGATTCCTGTGGCTCCACTGGGTATGGCTATCGCAACCAGACTTGGTCGTAAGTTCGACCTGTTTGAATCTTCTGAAATTGAAGCGGGTAAAGCTGCTGGCGCAATGGGCTTGGTGGGTATCTCTGAGGGTGCCATTCCTTTCGCGGCTCAAGATCCGATGTCGGTTATCCCAGCCAACGTACTGGGCTCAATGACGGCAGCGGTTATGGCGTTCTCATTTGGCATTACCAACAGCGTCGCTCACGGTGGCCCAGTTGTCGCTCTACTCGGTGCAATGAACTACCCAATGCTGGCACTGCTGTGCATGGCATCAGGTTCGGTCGTGACTGCGGTGACTTGTATCGCGCTTAAAAATCTACGCAAAGCCAAGCTAGCGGCTGCAACGGCTTAA
- the manA gene encoding mannose-6-phosphate isomerase, class I, with protein sequence MSDFSLANDSFVPRFFYPMTNVIQNYAWGSPSSFNLLFGIDNPSGEPQAEIWMGAHPNGCSTVTDNGQQTTLSNLIAKNLNLFLSEKVARRFGELPYLFKVLAAEKALSVQVHPNKQQAESGYALEEQQGIPMTAGNRNYKDPNHKPELVYALTDYTAMNGFRSISEILEHFHYLDIPELHSMVNDLAGDQTPNGLASFFASLLSLQGEQKGMALTMLLMKAKLADAPVFQLISELEQQYPGDVGLFAPLLLNVITLKPGQAMYLDAETPHAYIKGTGLEIMANSDNVLRAGLTPKYMDINELISCTQFNEKPADRLLLSPIEQGDVMEYQIPVEDFKFSIVQNSHQRKITTEGAEILLPLDESMVLTHQCGETCVIEKGQSVFIPAYAESYKLDCVGRVARAYS encoded by the coding sequence ATGTCTGATTTTTCTTTAGCGAACGACTCGTTCGTACCACGCTTTTTCTACCCTATGACGAACGTAATTCAAAACTACGCATGGGGGAGCCCTTCTTCGTTCAACCTGCTGTTTGGTATTGATAACCCGTCTGGTGAGCCACAAGCGGAGATCTGGATGGGTGCTCACCCGAATGGTTGTTCGACGGTGACCGACAATGGTCAGCAAACCACGTTGTCGAACTTAATTGCCAAGAACCTCAACCTGTTTCTAAGCGAGAAAGTAGCCCGTCGTTTTGGTGAACTTCCGTATTTATTTAAGGTGTTAGCAGCAGAGAAAGCGCTCTCGGTTCAAGTACACCCAAACAAGCAACAAGCAGAATCTGGCTATGCTCTAGAGGAACAACAAGGCATACCAATGACGGCTGGCAACCGTAACTACAAGGATCCCAATCACAAGCCGGAGCTGGTGTATGCATTAACCGACTACACTGCGATGAACGGTTTTAGGTCGATAAGCGAGATCCTCGAGCACTTCCATTACCTCGACATTCCTGAACTGCACTCGATGGTTAACGATCTCGCGGGCGATCAAACCCCCAATGGATTAGCCAGCTTTTTCGCAAGCTTATTGTCGTTGCAAGGTGAACAAAAAGGCATGGCGTTAACAATGCTGCTGATGAAGGCGAAGCTTGCAGATGCCCCTGTGTTCCAGTTGATTTCAGAGTTGGAACAACAGTATCCGGGCGATGTTGGCCTGTTTGCTCCGCTGCTATTAAACGTGATCACGCTAAAGCCGGGCCAAGCCATGTATCTGGATGCCGAAACCCCCCATGCTTATATCAAAGGGACGGGCTTAGAAATCATGGCGAACTCAGACAATGTACTCCGCGCAGGATTGACGCCTAAATACATGGATATCAACGAATTAATCTCTTGTACTCAATTCAATGAAAAGCCTGCAGATAGGCTACTGCTCAGCCCGATTGAGCAAGGTGACGTGATGGAATACCAAATTCCAGTCGAGGATTTTAAGTTCTCTATCGTGCAAAACTCACATCAGAGAAAGATCACCACCGAAGGTGCCGAGATCCTACTGCCACTCGATGAATCCATGGTGCTAACCCATCAATGTGGTGAAACTTGTGTAATCGAAAAAGGCCAATCGGTTTTCATTCCCGCTTACGCAGAAAGCTACAAACTCGATTGCGTTGGACGTGTCGCACGCGCTTACAGCTAG
- a CDS encoding PTS sugar transporter subunit IIA gives MITQLTNVNLINNNLQASNKQELFEELASMLFENNRISNKEAFLADIEIREFQSTTSMDGIAYPHSKSKAVTEPAIAVGVKRQGIEYGDEDGINPTVFFMIASPDNGADHHIYVLQELFGKFSDEFIQDIHNAKDEQQILNILINS, from the coding sequence ATGATCACACAGCTAACTAACGTCAATTTAATTAATAACAACCTTCAAGCGAGTAATAAACAAGAACTGTTTGAAGAATTGGCAAGCATGTTATTTGAAAACAACCGAATCAGTAATAAAGAAGCCTTCTTGGCAGACATCGAAATTCGTGAATTTCAAAGCACTACCTCGATGGACGGCATCGCTTACCCACACTCAAAAAGCAAGGCAGTCACTGAGCCGGCGATTGCTGTCGGTGTTAAGCGTCAAGGTATCGAGTATGGCGATGAAGACGGCATCAACCCAACCGTATTTTTTATGATTGCTTCACCCGACAACGGTGCTGACCATCATATTTATGTACTACAAGAACTGTTTGGAAAATTCAGCGATGAATTTATTCAAGATATCCATAACGCAAAAGACGAACAACAAATCCTTAATATTTTAATTAATTCATAA